A single window of Colletes latitarsis isolate SP2378_abdomen chromosome 6, iyColLati1, whole genome shotgun sequence DNA harbors:
- the Crebb gene encoding cyclic-AMP response element binding protein B isoform X9: MESMVEENGSAVDPLSTGSQGGDTSPAIATSVQSVIQPNQQSVIQTATNIQPVAISKGNVILVSKPNSVIQTAQASLQTLQVVETGSDDSFSDSEESPEQRGGILTRRPSYKKILNELGGGEITDGRLPPLESSSECDSNVDSEVSSHSLHYQTVIPAGTIQIATQAEGVPGLHTLTMSNAATAGGAIVQYAQGQDTQFFVPGHGVVVEDAARKRELRLLKNREAARECRRKKKEYIKCLENRVAILENRNQTLIEELKSLKQLCEPKTD, translated from the exons ATGGAAAGTATGGTCGAGGAAAATGGATCAGCTGTTGACCCATTGTCTACAGGTTCTCAAGGTGGTGATACATCGCCAGCAATAGCTACATCG GTACAATCTGTTATACAACCTAATCAACAATCAGTAATTCAAACTGCGACAAATATTCAGCCTGTTGCTATTTCAAAAGGAAACGTCATTCTTGTTAGTAAACCCAATTCTGTTATCCAAACAGCTCAAGCGAGTTTGCAGACACTTCAG GTGGTCGAGACCGGTAGCGATGATAGTTTCTCGGACTCCGAAGAATCTCCAGAACAAAGAGGAGGTATTCTTACCAGACGACCATCTTATAAAAAAATCCTCAATGAGTTGGGTGGTGGTGAAATTACAG ACGGTCGATTGCCCCCCCTAGAATCATCTTCTGAGTGTGATTCTAACGTGGACAGTGAAGTGTCTTCCCACTCGCTTCATTATCAGACAG TAATTCCTGCTGGAACCATTCAAATTGCAACTCAAGCGGAGGGTGTTCCAGGGCTCCATACGCTAACTATGAGTAATGCAGCAACAGCAGGCGGCGCTATAGTACAGTATGCGCAAGGTCAAGATACACAGTTTTTTGTCCCAG GACACGGTGTTGTAGTAGAAGATGCGGCTAGAAAAAGAGAATTAAGGTTGCTTAAAAATAG AGAAGCGGCGCGCGAGTGTAGAAGGAAAAAGAAGGAATATATAAAGTGTTTAGAAAATCGTGTTGCAATATTGGAAAATAGAAATCAGACGTTAATAGAGGAACTAAAATCCTTAAAACAGCTATGCGAGCCGAAAACTGACTGA
- the Crebb gene encoding cyclic-AMP response element binding protein B isoform X6: protein MESMVEENGSAVDPLSTGSQGGDTSPAIATSVQSLNRTHQQQTHHLVASTSIVQLTLPSSGTTQVQSVIQPNQQSVIQTATNIQPVAISKGNVILVSKPNSVIQTAQASLQTLQVVETGSDDSFSDSEESPEQRGGILTRRPSYKKILNELGGGEITVIPAGTIQIATQAEGVPGLHTLTMSNAATAGGAIVQYAQGQDTQFFVPAYTGHGVVVEDAARKRELRLLKNREAARECRRKKKEYIKCLENRVAILENRNQTLIEELKSLKQLCEPKTD from the exons ATGGAAAGTATGGTCGAGGAAAATGGATCAGCTGTTGACCCATTGTCTACAGGTTCTCAAGGTGGTGATACATCGCCAGCAATAGCTACATCGGTACAATCTCTCAATAGAACACATCAGCAGCAAACTCATCATCTGGTAGCTTCTACCAGCATTGTGCAACTGACACTACCTTCGTCAGGGACAACACAG GTACAATCTGTTATACAACCTAATCAACAATCAGTAATTCAAACTGCGACAAATATTCAGCCTGTTGCTATTTCAAAAGGAAACGTCATTCTTGTTAGTAAACCCAATTCTGTTATCCAAACAGCTCAAGCGAGTTTGCAGACACTTCAG GTGGTCGAGACCGGTAGCGATGATAGTTTCTCGGACTCCGAAGAATCTCCAGAACAAAGAGGAGGTATTCTTACCAGACGACCATCTTATAAAAAAATCCTCAATGAGTTGGGTGGTGGTGAAATTACAG TAATTCCTGCTGGAACCATTCAAATTGCAACTCAAGCGGAGGGTGTTCCAGGGCTCCATACGCTAACTATGAGTAATGCAGCAACAGCAGGCGGCGCTATAGTACAGTATGCGCAAGGTCAAGATACACAGTTTTTTGTCCCAG CTTATACAGGACACGGTGTTGTAGTAGAAGATGCGGCTAGAAAAAGAGAATTAAGGTTGCTTAAAAATAG AGAAGCGGCGCGCGAGTGTAGAAGGAAAAAGAAGGAATATATAAAGTGTTTAGAAAATCGTGTTGCAATATTGGAAAATAGAAATCAGACGTTAATAGAGGAACTAAAATCCTTAAAACAGCTATGCGAGCCGAAAACTGACTGA
- the Crebb gene encoding cyclic-AMP response element binding protein B isoform X7, translating to MESMVEENGSAVDPLSTGSQGGDTSPAIATSVQSVIQPNQQSVIQTATNIQPVAISKGNVILVSKPNSVIQTAQASLQTLQVVETGSDDSFSDSEESPEQRGGILTRRPSYKKILNELGGGEITDGRLPPLESSSECDSNVDSEVSSHSLHYQTVIPAGTIQIATQAEGVPGLHTLTMSNAATAGGAIVQYAQGQDTQFFVPAYTGHGVVVEDAARKRELRLLKNREAARECRRKKKEYIKCLENRVAILENRNQTLIEELKSLKQLCEPKTD from the exons ATGGAAAGTATGGTCGAGGAAAATGGATCAGCTGTTGACCCATTGTCTACAGGTTCTCAAGGTGGTGATACATCGCCAGCAATAGCTACATCG GTACAATCTGTTATACAACCTAATCAACAATCAGTAATTCAAACTGCGACAAATATTCAGCCTGTTGCTATTTCAAAAGGAAACGTCATTCTTGTTAGTAAACCCAATTCTGTTATCCAAACAGCTCAAGCGAGTTTGCAGACACTTCAG GTGGTCGAGACCGGTAGCGATGATAGTTTCTCGGACTCCGAAGAATCTCCAGAACAAAGAGGAGGTATTCTTACCAGACGACCATCTTATAAAAAAATCCTCAATGAGTTGGGTGGTGGTGAAATTACAG ACGGTCGATTGCCCCCCCTAGAATCATCTTCTGAGTGTGATTCTAACGTGGACAGTGAAGTGTCTTCCCACTCGCTTCATTATCAGACAG TAATTCCTGCTGGAACCATTCAAATTGCAACTCAAGCGGAGGGTGTTCCAGGGCTCCATACGCTAACTATGAGTAATGCAGCAACAGCAGGCGGCGCTATAGTACAGTATGCGCAAGGTCAAGATACACAGTTTTTTGTCCCAG CTTATACAGGACACGGTGTTGTAGTAGAAGATGCGGCTAGAAAAAGAGAATTAAGGTTGCTTAAAAATAG AGAAGCGGCGCGCGAGTGTAGAAGGAAAAAGAAGGAATATATAAAGTGTTTAGAAAATCGTGTTGCAATATTGGAAAATAGAAATCAGACGTTAATAGAGGAACTAAAATCCTTAAAACAGCTATGCGAGCCGAAAACTGACTGA
- the Crebb gene encoding cyclic-AMP response element binding protein B isoform X4: MESMVEENGSAVDPLSTGSQGGDTSPAIATSVQSLNRTHQQQTHHLVASTSIVQLTLPSSGTTQVQSVIQPNQQSVIQTATNIQPVAISKGNVILVSKPNSVIQTAQASLQTLQVVETGSDDSFSDSEESPEQRGGILTRRPSYKKILNELGGGEITVIPAGTIQIATQAEGVPGLHTLTMSNAATAGGAIVQYAQGQDTQFFVPVSGNVPAYTGHGVVVEDAARKRELRLLKNREAARECRRKKKEYIKCLENRVAILENRNQTLIEELKSLKQLCEPKTD, encoded by the exons ATGGAAAGTATGGTCGAGGAAAATGGATCAGCTGTTGACCCATTGTCTACAGGTTCTCAAGGTGGTGATACATCGCCAGCAATAGCTACATCGGTACAATCTCTCAATAGAACACATCAGCAGCAAACTCATCATCTGGTAGCTTCTACCAGCATTGTGCAACTGACACTACCTTCGTCAGGGACAACACAG GTACAATCTGTTATACAACCTAATCAACAATCAGTAATTCAAACTGCGACAAATATTCAGCCTGTTGCTATTTCAAAAGGAAACGTCATTCTTGTTAGTAAACCCAATTCTGTTATCCAAACAGCTCAAGCGAGTTTGCAGACACTTCAG GTGGTCGAGACCGGTAGCGATGATAGTTTCTCGGACTCCGAAGAATCTCCAGAACAAAGAGGAGGTATTCTTACCAGACGACCATCTTATAAAAAAATCCTCAATGAGTTGGGTGGTGGTGAAATTACAG TAATTCCTGCTGGAACCATTCAAATTGCAACTCAAGCGGAGGGTGTTCCAGGGCTCCATACGCTAACTATGAGTAATGCAGCAACAGCAGGCGGCGCTATAGTACAGTATGCGCAAGGTCAAGATACACAGTTTTTTGTCCCAG TCTCTGGCAATGTTCCAGCTTATACAGGACACGGTGTTGTAGTAGAAGATGCGGCTAGAAAAAGAGAATTAAGGTTGCTTAAAAATAG AGAAGCGGCGCGCGAGTGTAGAAGGAAAAAGAAGGAATATATAAAGTGTTTAGAAAATCGTGTTGCAATATTGGAAAATAGAAATCAGACGTTAATAGAGGAACTAAAATCCTTAAAACAGCTATGCGAGCCGAAAACTGACTGA
- the Crebb gene encoding cyclic-AMP response element binding protein B isoform X1, whose product MESMVEENGSAVDPLSTGSQGGDTSPAIATSVQSLNRTHQQQTHHLVASTSIVQLTLPSSGTTQVQSVIQPNQQSVIQTATNIQPVAISKGNVILVSKPNSVIQTAQASLQTLQVVETGSDDSFSDSEESPEQRGGILTRRPSYKKILNELGGGEITDGRLPPLESSSECDSNVDSEVSSHSLHYQTVIPAGTIQIATQAEGVPGLHTLTMSNAATAGGAIVQYAQGQDTQFFVPVSGNVPAYTGHGVVVEDAARKRELRLLKNREAARECRRKKKEYIKCLENRVAILENRNQTLIEELKSLKQLCEPKTD is encoded by the exons ATGGAAAGTATGGTCGAGGAAAATGGATCAGCTGTTGACCCATTGTCTACAGGTTCTCAAGGTGGTGATACATCGCCAGCAATAGCTACATCGGTACAATCTCTCAATAGAACACATCAGCAGCAAACTCATCATCTGGTAGCTTCTACCAGCATTGTGCAACTGACACTACCTTCGTCAGGGACAACACAG GTACAATCTGTTATACAACCTAATCAACAATCAGTAATTCAAACTGCGACAAATATTCAGCCTGTTGCTATTTCAAAAGGAAACGTCATTCTTGTTAGTAAACCCAATTCTGTTATCCAAACAGCTCAAGCGAGTTTGCAGACACTTCAG GTGGTCGAGACCGGTAGCGATGATAGTTTCTCGGACTCCGAAGAATCTCCAGAACAAAGAGGAGGTATTCTTACCAGACGACCATCTTATAAAAAAATCCTCAATGAGTTGGGTGGTGGTGAAATTACAG ACGGTCGATTGCCCCCCCTAGAATCATCTTCTGAGTGTGATTCTAACGTGGACAGTGAAGTGTCTTCCCACTCGCTTCATTATCAGACAG TAATTCCTGCTGGAACCATTCAAATTGCAACTCAAGCGGAGGGTGTTCCAGGGCTCCATACGCTAACTATGAGTAATGCAGCAACAGCAGGCGGCGCTATAGTACAGTATGCGCAAGGTCAAGATACACAGTTTTTTGTCCCAG TCTCTGGCAATGTTCCAGCTTATACAGGACACGGTGTTGTAGTAGAAGATGCGGCTAGAAAAAGAGAATTAAGGTTGCTTAAAAATAG AGAAGCGGCGCGCGAGTGTAGAAGGAAAAAGAAGGAATATATAAAGTGTTTAGAAAATCGTGTTGCAATATTGGAAAATAGAAATCAGACGTTAATAGAGGAACTAAAATCCTTAAAACAGCTATGCGAGCCGAAAACTGACTGA
- the Crebb gene encoding cyclic-AMP response element binding protein B isoform X3, protein MESMVEENGSAVDPLSTGSQGGDTSPAIATSVQSLNRTHQQQTHHLVASTSIVQLTLPSSGTTQVQSVIQPNQQSVIQTATNIQPVAISKGNVILVSKPNSVIQTAQASLQTLQVVETGSDDSFSDSEESPEQRGGILTRRPSYKKILNELGGGEITDGRLPPLESSSECDSNVDSEVSSHSLHYQTVIPAGTIQIATQAEGVPGLHTLTMSNAATAGGAIVQYAQGQDTQFFVPGHGVVVEDAARKRELRLLKNREAARECRRKKKEYIKCLENRVAILENRNQTLIEELKSLKQLCEPKTD, encoded by the exons ATGGAAAGTATGGTCGAGGAAAATGGATCAGCTGTTGACCCATTGTCTACAGGTTCTCAAGGTGGTGATACATCGCCAGCAATAGCTACATCGGTACAATCTCTCAATAGAACACATCAGCAGCAAACTCATCATCTGGTAGCTTCTACCAGCATTGTGCAACTGACACTACCTTCGTCAGGGACAACACAG GTACAATCTGTTATACAACCTAATCAACAATCAGTAATTCAAACTGCGACAAATATTCAGCCTGTTGCTATTTCAAAAGGAAACGTCATTCTTGTTAGTAAACCCAATTCTGTTATCCAAACAGCTCAAGCGAGTTTGCAGACACTTCAG GTGGTCGAGACCGGTAGCGATGATAGTTTCTCGGACTCCGAAGAATCTCCAGAACAAAGAGGAGGTATTCTTACCAGACGACCATCTTATAAAAAAATCCTCAATGAGTTGGGTGGTGGTGAAATTACAG ACGGTCGATTGCCCCCCCTAGAATCATCTTCTGAGTGTGATTCTAACGTGGACAGTGAAGTGTCTTCCCACTCGCTTCATTATCAGACAG TAATTCCTGCTGGAACCATTCAAATTGCAACTCAAGCGGAGGGTGTTCCAGGGCTCCATACGCTAACTATGAGTAATGCAGCAACAGCAGGCGGCGCTATAGTACAGTATGCGCAAGGTCAAGATACACAGTTTTTTGTCCCAG GACACGGTGTTGTAGTAGAAGATGCGGCTAGAAAAAGAGAATTAAGGTTGCTTAAAAATAG AGAAGCGGCGCGCGAGTGTAGAAGGAAAAAGAAGGAATATATAAAGTGTTTAGAAAATCGTGTTGCAATATTGGAAAATAGAAATCAGACGTTAATAGAGGAACTAAAATCCTTAAAACAGCTATGCGAGCCGAAAACTGACTGA
- the Crebb gene encoding cyclic-AMP response element binding protein B isoform X11, with the protein MESMVEENGSAVDPLSTGSQGGDTSPAIATSVQSVIQPNQQSVIQTATNIQPVAISKGNVILVSKPNSVIQTAQASLQTLQVVETGSDDSFSDSEESPEQRGGILTRRPSYKKILNELGGGEITVIPAGTIQIATQAEGVPGLHTLTMSNAATAGGAIVQYAQGQDTQFFVPAYTGHGVVVEDAARKRELRLLKNREAARECRRKKKEYIKCLENRVAILENRNQTLIEELKSLKQLCEPKTD; encoded by the exons ATGGAAAGTATGGTCGAGGAAAATGGATCAGCTGTTGACCCATTGTCTACAGGTTCTCAAGGTGGTGATACATCGCCAGCAATAGCTACATCG GTACAATCTGTTATACAACCTAATCAACAATCAGTAATTCAAACTGCGACAAATATTCAGCCTGTTGCTATTTCAAAAGGAAACGTCATTCTTGTTAGTAAACCCAATTCTGTTATCCAAACAGCTCAAGCGAGTTTGCAGACACTTCAG GTGGTCGAGACCGGTAGCGATGATAGTTTCTCGGACTCCGAAGAATCTCCAGAACAAAGAGGAGGTATTCTTACCAGACGACCATCTTATAAAAAAATCCTCAATGAGTTGGGTGGTGGTGAAATTACAG TAATTCCTGCTGGAACCATTCAAATTGCAACTCAAGCGGAGGGTGTTCCAGGGCTCCATACGCTAACTATGAGTAATGCAGCAACAGCAGGCGGCGCTATAGTACAGTATGCGCAAGGTCAAGATACACAGTTTTTTGTCCCAG CTTATACAGGACACGGTGTTGTAGTAGAAGATGCGGCTAGAAAAAGAGAATTAAGGTTGCTTAAAAATAG AGAAGCGGCGCGCGAGTGTAGAAGGAAAAAGAAGGAATATATAAAGTGTTTAGAAAATCGTGTTGCAATATTGGAAAATAGAAATCAGACGTTAATAGAGGAACTAAAATCCTTAAAACAGCTATGCGAGCCGAAAACTGACTGA
- the Crebb gene encoding cyclic-AMP response element binding protein B isoform X2 — protein sequence MESMVEENGSAVDPLSTGSQGGDTSPAIATSVQSLNRTHQQQTHHLVASTSIVQLTLPSSGTTQVQSVIQPNQQSVIQTATNIQPVAISKGNVILVSKPNSVIQTAQASLQTLQVVETGSDDSFSDSEESPEQRGGILTRRPSYKKILNELGGGEITDGRLPPLESSSECDSNVDSEVSSHSLHYQTVIPAGTIQIATQAEGVPGLHTLTMSNAATAGGAIVQYAQGQDTQFFVPAYTGHGVVVEDAARKRELRLLKNREAARECRRKKKEYIKCLENRVAILENRNQTLIEELKSLKQLCEPKTD from the exons ATGGAAAGTATGGTCGAGGAAAATGGATCAGCTGTTGACCCATTGTCTACAGGTTCTCAAGGTGGTGATACATCGCCAGCAATAGCTACATCGGTACAATCTCTCAATAGAACACATCAGCAGCAAACTCATCATCTGGTAGCTTCTACCAGCATTGTGCAACTGACACTACCTTCGTCAGGGACAACACAG GTACAATCTGTTATACAACCTAATCAACAATCAGTAATTCAAACTGCGACAAATATTCAGCCTGTTGCTATTTCAAAAGGAAACGTCATTCTTGTTAGTAAACCCAATTCTGTTATCCAAACAGCTCAAGCGAGTTTGCAGACACTTCAG GTGGTCGAGACCGGTAGCGATGATAGTTTCTCGGACTCCGAAGAATCTCCAGAACAAAGAGGAGGTATTCTTACCAGACGACCATCTTATAAAAAAATCCTCAATGAGTTGGGTGGTGGTGAAATTACAG ACGGTCGATTGCCCCCCCTAGAATCATCTTCTGAGTGTGATTCTAACGTGGACAGTGAAGTGTCTTCCCACTCGCTTCATTATCAGACAG TAATTCCTGCTGGAACCATTCAAATTGCAACTCAAGCGGAGGGTGTTCCAGGGCTCCATACGCTAACTATGAGTAATGCAGCAACAGCAGGCGGCGCTATAGTACAGTATGCGCAAGGTCAAGATACACAGTTTTTTGTCCCAG CTTATACAGGACACGGTGTTGTAGTAGAAGATGCGGCTAGAAAAAGAGAATTAAGGTTGCTTAAAAATAG AGAAGCGGCGCGCGAGTGTAGAAGGAAAAAGAAGGAATATATAAAGTGTTTAGAAAATCGTGTTGCAATATTGGAAAATAGAAATCAGACGTTAATAGAGGAACTAAAATCCTTAAAACAGCTATGCGAGCCGAAAACTGACTGA
- the Crebb gene encoding cyclic-AMP response element binding protein B isoform X5 has translation MESMVEENGSAVDPLSTGSQGGDTSPAIATSVQSVIQPNQQSVIQTATNIQPVAISKGNVILVSKPNSVIQTAQASLQTLQVVETGSDDSFSDSEESPEQRGGILTRRPSYKKILNELGGGEITDGRLPPLESSSECDSNVDSEVSSHSLHYQTVIPAGTIQIATQAEGVPGLHTLTMSNAATAGGAIVQYAQGQDTQFFVPVSGNVPAYTGHGVVVEDAARKRELRLLKNREAARECRRKKKEYIKCLENRVAILENRNQTLIEELKSLKQLCEPKTD, from the exons ATGGAAAGTATGGTCGAGGAAAATGGATCAGCTGTTGACCCATTGTCTACAGGTTCTCAAGGTGGTGATACATCGCCAGCAATAGCTACATCG GTACAATCTGTTATACAACCTAATCAACAATCAGTAATTCAAACTGCGACAAATATTCAGCCTGTTGCTATTTCAAAAGGAAACGTCATTCTTGTTAGTAAACCCAATTCTGTTATCCAAACAGCTCAAGCGAGTTTGCAGACACTTCAG GTGGTCGAGACCGGTAGCGATGATAGTTTCTCGGACTCCGAAGAATCTCCAGAACAAAGAGGAGGTATTCTTACCAGACGACCATCTTATAAAAAAATCCTCAATGAGTTGGGTGGTGGTGAAATTACAG ACGGTCGATTGCCCCCCCTAGAATCATCTTCTGAGTGTGATTCTAACGTGGACAGTGAAGTGTCTTCCCACTCGCTTCATTATCAGACAG TAATTCCTGCTGGAACCATTCAAATTGCAACTCAAGCGGAGGGTGTTCCAGGGCTCCATACGCTAACTATGAGTAATGCAGCAACAGCAGGCGGCGCTATAGTACAGTATGCGCAAGGTCAAGATACACAGTTTTTTGTCCCAG TCTCTGGCAATGTTCCAGCTTATACAGGACACGGTGTTGTAGTAGAAGATGCGGCTAGAAAAAGAGAATTAAGGTTGCTTAAAAATAG AGAAGCGGCGCGCGAGTGTAGAAGGAAAAAGAAGGAATATATAAAGTGTTTAGAAAATCGTGTTGCAATATTGGAAAATAGAAATCAGACGTTAATAGAGGAACTAAAATCCTTAAAACAGCTATGCGAGCCGAAAACTGACTGA
- the Crebb gene encoding cyclic-AMP response element binding protein B isoform X10 — translation MESMVEENGSAVDPLSTGSQGGDTSPAIATSVQSVIQPNQQSVIQTATNIQPVAISKGNVILVSKPNSVIQTAQASLQTLQVVETGSDDSFSDSEESPEQRGGILTRRPSYKKILNELGGGEITVIPAGTIQIATQAEGVPGLHTLTMSNAATAGGAIVQYAQGQDTQFFVPVSGNVPAYTGHGVVVEDAARKRELRLLKNREAARECRRKKKEYIKCLENRVAILENRNQTLIEELKSLKQLCEPKTD, via the exons ATGGAAAGTATGGTCGAGGAAAATGGATCAGCTGTTGACCCATTGTCTACAGGTTCTCAAGGTGGTGATACATCGCCAGCAATAGCTACATCG GTACAATCTGTTATACAACCTAATCAACAATCAGTAATTCAAACTGCGACAAATATTCAGCCTGTTGCTATTTCAAAAGGAAACGTCATTCTTGTTAGTAAACCCAATTCTGTTATCCAAACAGCTCAAGCGAGTTTGCAGACACTTCAG GTGGTCGAGACCGGTAGCGATGATAGTTTCTCGGACTCCGAAGAATCTCCAGAACAAAGAGGAGGTATTCTTACCAGACGACCATCTTATAAAAAAATCCTCAATGAGTTGGGTGGTGGTGAAATTACAG TAATTCCTGCTGGAACCATTCAAATTGCAACTCAAGCGGAGGGTGTTCCAGGGCTCCATACGCTAACTATGAGTAATGCAGCAACAGCAGGCGGCGCTATAGTACAGTATGCGCAAGGTCAAGATACACAGTTTTTTGTCCCAG TCTCTGGCAATGTTCCAGCTTATACAGGACACGGTGTTGTAGTAGAAGATGCGGCTAGAAAAAGAGAATTAAGGTTGCTTAAAAATAG AGAAGCGGCGCGCGAGTGTAGAAGGAAAAAGAAGGAATATATAAAGTGTTTAGAAAATCGTGTTGCAATATTGGAAAATAGAAATCAGACGTTAATAGAGGAACTAAAATCCTTAAAACAGCTATGCGAGCCGAAAACTGACTGA
- the Crebb gene encoding cyclic-AMP response element binding protein B isoform X8 produces MESMVEENGSAVDPLSTGSQGGDTSPAIATSVQSLNRTHQQQTHHLVASTSIVQLTLPSSGTTQVQSVIQPNQQSVIQTATNIQPVAISKGNVILVSKPNSVIQTAQASLQTLQVVETGSDDSFSDSEESPEQRGGILTRRPSYKKILNELGGGEITVIPAGTIQIATQAEGVPGLHTLTMSNAATAGGAIVQYAQGQDTQFFVPGHGVVVEDAARKRELRLLKNREAARECRRKKKEYIKCLENRVAILENRNQTLIEELKSLKQLCEPKTD; encoded by the exons ATGGAAAGTATGGTCGAGGAAAATGGATCAGCTGTTGACCCATTGTCTACAGGTTCTCAAGGTGGTGATACATCGCCAGCAATAGCTACATCGGTACAATCTCTCAATAGAACACATCAGCAGCAAACTCATCATCTGGTAGCTTCTACCAGCATTGTGCAACTGACACTACCTTCGTCAGGGACAACACAG GTACAATCTGTTATACAACCTAATCAACAATCAGTAATTCAAACTGCGACAAATATTCAGCCTGTTGCTATTTCAAAAGGAAACGTCATTCTTGTTAGTAAACCCAATTCTGTTATCCAAACAGCTCAAGCGAGTTTGCAGACACTTCAG GTGGTCGAGACCGGTAGCGATGATAGTTTCTCGGACTCCGAAGAATCTCCAGAACAAAGAGGAGGTATTCTTACCAGACGACCATCTTATAAAAAAATCCTCAATGAGTTGGGTGGTGGTGAAATTACAG TAATTCCTGCTGGAACCATTCAAATTGCAACTCAAGCGGAGGGTGTTCCAGGGCTCCATACGCTAACTATGAGTAATGCAGCAACAGCAGGCGGCGCTATAGTACAGTATGCGCAAGGTCAAGATACACAGTTTTTTGTCCCAG GACACGGTGTTGTAGTAGAAGATGCGGCTAGAAAAAGAGAATTAAGGTTGCTTAAAAATAG AGAAGCGGCGCGCGAGTGTAGAAGGAAAAAGAAGGAATATATAAAGTGTTTAGAAAATCGTGTTGCAATATTGGAAAATAGAAATCAGACGTTAATAGAGGAACTAAAATCCTTAAAACAGCTATGCGAGCCGAAAACTGACTGA
- the Crebb gene encoding cyclic-AMP response element binding protein B isoform X12: MESMVEENGSAVDPLSTGSQGGDTSPAIATSVQSVIQPNQQSVIQTATNIQPVAISKGNVILVSKPNSVIQTAQASLQTLQVVETGSDDSFSDSEESPEQRGGILTRRPSYKKILNELGGGEITVIPAGTIQIATQAEGVPGLHTLTMSNAATAGGAIVQYAQGQDTQFFVPGHGVVVEDAARKRELRLLKNREAARECRRKKKEYIKCLENRVAILENRNQTLIEELKSLKQLCEPKTD, translated from the exons ATGGAAAGTATGGTCGAGGAAAATGGATCAGCTGTTGACCCATTGTCTACAGGTTCTCAAGGTGGTGATACATCGCCAGCAATAGCTACATCG GTACAATCTGTTATACAACCTAATCAACAATCAGTAATTCAAACTGCGACAAATATTCAGCCTGTTGCTATTTCAAAAGGAAACGTCATTCTTGTTAGTAAACCCAATTCTGTTATCCAAACAGCTCAAGCGAGTTTGCAGACACTTCAG GTGGTCGAGACCGGTAGCGATGATAGTTTCTCGGACTCCGAAGAATCTCCAGAACAAAGAGGAGGTATTCTTACCAGACGACCATCTTATAAAAAAATCCTCAATGAGTTGGGTGGTGGTGAAATTACAG TAATTCCTGCTGGAACCATTCAAATTGCAACTCAAGCGGAGGGTGTTCCAGGGCTCCATACGCTAACTATGAGTAATGCAGCAACAGCAGGCGGCGCTATAGTACAGTATGCGCAAGGTCAAGATACACAGTTTTTTGTCCCAG GACACGGTGTTGTAGTAGAAGATGCGGCTAGAAAAAGAGAATTAAGGTTGCTTAAAAATAG AGAAGCGGCGCGCGAGTGTAGAAGGAAAAAGAAGGAATATATAAAGTGTTTAGAAAATCGTGTTGCAATATTGGAAAATAGAAATCAGACGTTAATAGAGGAACTAAAATCCTTAAAACAGCTATGCGAGCCGAAAACTGACTGA